From the Macaca nemestrina isolate mMacNem1 chromosome 7, mMacNem.hap1, whole genome shotgun sequence genome, one window contains:
- the LOC105467506 gene encoding interferon alpha-inducible protein 27-like protein 2, with translation MMKQAAAAAVGGALAVGSVPVVLSAMGFTGAGIAASSIAAKMMSAAAIANGGGVSAGSLVAILQSVGAAGLSTSSNILLASVGSVLGAYLGKSPSSLPAEPEAEGNEATENVPQDEPPKPPLKSEKHEE, from the exons ATGATGA aACAGGCAGCTGCTGCTGCAGTGGGAGGAG CCCTGGCAGTGGGGTCTGTGCCCGTGGTGCTCAGTGCCATGGGCTTCACTGGGGCAGGAATCGCCGCATCCTCCATAGCAGCCAAGATGATGTCCGCAGCAGCCATCGCCAATGGCGGTGGGGTTTCTGCGGGGAGCCTGGTGGCTATTCTGCAGTCTGTGG GGGCAGCCGGACTCTCCACATCATCCAACATCCTCCTGGCCTCTGTTGGGTCAGTGTTGGGGGCCTACTTGGGGAAGTCACCTTCTTCTCTCCCAGCTGAACCCGAGGCTGAAGGAAATGAGGCAACAGAAAATGTACCCCAAGATGAACCTCCAAAACCTCCACTCAAGTCAGAGAAACATGAGGAATAA
- the LOC105467509 gene encoding interferon alpha-inducible protein 27, mitochondrial, protein MVASAFTSSAVTGVAKVARVASGCAVVLPLARIATVVIGGVVAVEAVPMVLGVMGFTATGITSSSIAAKMMSAAAIANGGGVAPGSLVATLQSLGATGLSGLTRFILGSTGSAIAAGIARFY, encoded by the exons ATGGTGGCCTCCGCTTTCACCTCATCAGCAGTGACCGGTGTGGCCAAAGTGGCCAGGGTGGCCTCTGGCTGTGCCGTAGTCTTGCCCCTGG CGAGGATTGCTACAGTCGTGATTGGAGGAG TTGTGGCTGTGGAGGCTGTGCCCATGGTGCTCGGTGTCATGGGCTTCACTGCGACGGGAATCACCTCGTCCTCCATAGCAGCCAAGATGATGTCCGCAGCAGCCATTGCCAATGGGGGTGGAGTTGCCCCGGGCAGCCTTGTGGCTACTCTGCAGTCACTGG GAGCAACTGGACTCTCCGGGTTGACCAGATTCATCCTGGGCTCCACTGGGTCTGCCATTGCGGCTGGCATTGCGAGGTTCTACTAG